The Larimichthys crocea isolate SSNF chromosome I, L_crocea_2.0, whole genome shotgun sequence genomic interval TTCATGCAGCCGTGCCTGATCATGAGGCCACTGTTAGTCATCgatttcacattatttaaacATGTCTGTCATCGTCTGCTGTGAATAATGTTTTTTGCAGTGAAGCTTAGTGAATTCACCCTAACTCAAAGCAAAGCAGAGGAAACAAACTCAACTGCAGTCATGTGAAGTTTCCTGGGCTCTATACTTATAAGACAGCACCACCTTCTGGTTAAAAGCCAGAATAACAAGTCATGAGACGACTGCGTTTATCATTTAGTTTTCTTATGACATACCAACATttcttatcttttcttttctcctctagTTTTCAATAAGCACGTGAGCTGGCTGCTCGGCAGAGACGGAGACGTGAGCGTCAGTGTGATCGGAGAGGTGGACGAGTTCAGGTCCTCCAAACTCCTGCAGAGCCTCATGAACAACAGGTAGACACGAAAACACACAGAAGTCTTCCAATACgtcataaaatacaaacacaactcGAGTTAAGTGACGTTTCTGTCCATCTTACCCCAAAGTCAGCCCGTCCCCAAAGTAGTAGACTATTAATAAACAGGATTATACCTCTATAATCATACAGATATGTTAAGATACGCATAGAAATAGAGACAAGTAAATTAAACTCCCTTTAAAAACCCAAATTTCGACCTAAATGTGTTGAGAAACTAGAAACACGGCctcaaatgtatttgtgtatttaatgtttgaatTTATGAGTCATCACGACTTGTTTTGCAAAAACTCACAAACATTAGACAGCTGATAAAATGCTTCACCTCCACCATGTCCACCCGTCACATGTTGCGTCTGAGAAAATCTCATTCATGTGCTTTAATTGAATCATTTTTTCCAAAAGGATTTGATCGAAGTAACAACATCACGGATGTGCAAATTTACAACATTTTTCCATGTCACACAGGCCGAGCCTCACAACACGTCAAATAATGAAGCTTaactttgttattttagttttaatgtgACGTAAAAAGTAGCTGAATTACTCGCAGTGATGAACATACCACCCTAACATCCTAACAAAGCCTTCAGTCCCTCCGACAAATGACATAACTCTGATTgactttaataaaaatgaacagtGAACCAAAGAGCTTCAGTGAGCGAGCCGTCTCCTCCTCCCAATTGGATTATAGAGGTTATTTGCCATATGACTAACTGGAGGATTGATTCAAACGTTGGGGCGCCTGTCTGTGAGACTAAAAATGAACGTCTTTGTCTTCCAGAGTGCACAGTGATAATATGAATGGCATCCAGACAGCGGACTTGCTGCCAGGAAGAGAGGCCCAGCAGCTCGGCTTTAAAGAAGACATCCAGCTGTCCCTCACAGATGTTAACGTGAGTTCATGTTGGTTCGTAAGTGTTGGTTTTTAAAGTTGGCCGGTTGTCAGCGAGTCTCACTGTCAGATCGTGTCCCACTTTAACACGCAGGATGACCCAGCTTCACCGAGCGGACAGTCGTCCGAGGAGGACATGGATTCCTGCAGCGCTGATGACGACCAGAAGGACCCCGCTGAGGACAGCGACAGTGAATCAGGCAGCAGCTCGGACAACCACGGCGACTGGGCTCCTCTTTACAGGCCCCATCTTAGTAGCCATGGCAACCAGGCGCCGCTGAAATCCCAGctgtcagacacagagagagccGGCCCACAGGACAGAGGTaacaaaacaagagaggaggggagagagaccTGACGTACgttgtttttcagtgtgaaaGCCGACGATGAGTGAATCTAATCAGGGTTATATGTGAATTCATGAATTAAAACATACTTACATGTGacaggaaattaaaataaaaggtaaaataagGTGTATTGAGTCATAGCAGACATGTAAGATTTACTACATACAAAATAAgaagtgaaaaatacaaaaaaaggtgCTAAATATTATATACACCAACAGAAACGACTGTATTCTTTATGTCTGTCATTTATATACACCAACAGAAACGACTGTATTCTTTATGTCTGTCATTGTGttataacatatt includes:
- the zgc:92242 gene encoding SH2 domain-containing protein 4A, which codes for MLAKILEDMWVEPEVLEALSEEQKRILFLKMREEQVRRWRVREEREEREAKNDNRPKKVFNKHVSWLLGRDGDVSVSVIGEVDEFRSSKLLQSLMNNRVHSDNMNGIQTADLLPGREAQQLGFKEDIQLSLTDVNDDPASPSGQSSEEDMDSCSADDDQKDPAEDSDSESGSSSDNHGDWAPLYRPHLSSHGNQAPLKSQLSDTERAGPQDREIVCCEEKKIQHGGRVAQLRKAFTDDPHSTPPTYNKPPLPAKPAHLQKRSTPLIH